One stretch of Siphonobacter curvatus DNA includes these proteins:
- a CDS encoding glycosyltransferase family 4 protein has protein sequence MKLIDTLPVRRIAFLGDYLPRQCGIATFTYDLRTHFQERYADLDTFVVAVEDRPGEYDYPSEVRYTFDQNSRSAYVQTARYLNESGVEVVCMQHEYGIYGGNSGEYVIDLLDRLKMPVITTFHTILEKPSPDQDRILRAIADRSAFVVVMSERGRQFLENIYEIEPEKIVVIPHGIPDVAFTNPDEAKGAFGLDGKKVVLTFGLISPNKGIETAISALPEVVKKHPDLRYVVLGATHPNLIREHGEAYRTSLVRLAEELGVAEHVQFHNRFVEKEDLLQYLQMADVYLTPYLNAAQITSGTLAYSVGSGKAVVSTPYWHAEELLADGRGVLVPFGSSEAIAEALIHLFDEPDYRNKLRNEAYQYSRQMVWHETVGSYHRLFGYSVTNRLNLNADALPTLKLDHLYRLTDSTGIIQHARYTLPHREEGYCTDDNARALLLASWLDTDGEIVDARIPWMIDVFASFLNHAFDPQVGRFRNFMSYGREWLESFGSDDSHGRAIWALGGLIARTRRPDLRAWAQDLFNRSIDKVLEMTSPRSWAFTMLGLSEFLHRYPGDRHKQELHRELGDRLCALLRQTARPYWYWFEPILTYDNARLSQALLCSDVPEHQLVGLHTLEWLRDVQTAPEGHFRAIGSEGFYPMGSEPAVYDQQPLEAAASIGAYLAAYAYSGLDIWREAADTAFDWYLGKNDTGLALYDESSGGCYDGLQPHSVNYNQGAESCLAYLMARAEIRAAQVQQQASQKKSEKNSVRAK, from the coding sequence ATGAAATTAATCGATACTCTACCTGTACGTCGTATTGCTTTCTTGGGTGATTATCTACCGCGTCAATGTGGCATCGCAACGTTTACGTACGATTTGCGTACCCATTTTCAGGAGCGATACGCGGATCTGGATACGTTCGTAGTAGCGGTTGAAGATCGTCCGGGAGAATACGATTACCCTTCAGAAGTTCGCTATACCTTTGATCAGAACAGTCGTTCAGCGTATGTACAAACGGCTCGTTACTTGAATGAGTCGGGAGTTGAAGTGGTTTGCATGCAACACGAGTACGGTATCTACGGTGGCAATTCGGGTGAGTATGTGATTGATCTGCTCGATCGCCTGAAGATGCCCGTGATTACAACCTTCCATACCATTCTGGAAAAACCTTCACCAGATCAGGATCGAATTTTACGTGCGATCGCTGATCGTTCTGCCTTCGTAGTGGTGATGTCGGAGCGTGGACGCCAATTCCTGGAAAATATCTATGAAATCGAGCCCGAAAAAATTGTAGTCATCCCGCACGGCATTCCGGATGTTGCCTTTACCAATCCAGATGAAGCCAAGGGAGCTTTTGGCTTAGATGGCAAAAAAGTAGTACTCACCTTCGGATTGATTTCTCCCAATAAGGGTATCGAAACCGCTATTTCAGCATTGCCTGAGGTAGTGAAGAAACATCCGGATTTGCGATATGTTGTACTAGGAGCTACGCACCCTAACCTGATTCGTGAACACGGCGAAGCGTATCGTACTAGCTTAGTTCGTTTGGCTGAAGAATTAGGCGTAGCCGAACACGTACAATTCCATAATCGATTCGTCGAAAAAGAAGATTTGCTTCAGTACCTGCAAATGGCCGATGTCTACCTGACTCCGTATTTAAATGCGGCTCAGATTACTTCCGGTACGCTGGCCTATTCCGTAGGAAGCGGAAAAGCCGTAGTATCGACACCGTACTGGCATGCGGAGGAATTACTAGCTGATGGGCGGGGTGTACTAGTACCCTTTGGATCATCAGAGGCCATCGCAGAAGCGTTGATTCATTTGTTTGACGAGCCAGACTACCGTAATAAACTTCGCAATGAAGCCTATCAGTATAGTCGGCAGATGGTATGGCATGAAACCGTTGGTTCATACCACAGACTTTTTGGCTATAGTGTGACAAATCGACTCAATCTGAATGCAGATGCCTTACCAACACTGAAGTTGGATCACTTATACCGATTGACTGATTCTACAGGAATCATTCAGCACGCTCGTTATACCTTACCGCACCGCGAAGAAGGGTATTGTACGGACGATAACGCCCGGGCTTTGCTACTGGCTTCGTGGCTGGATACGGACGGCGAAATCGTAGATGCCCGCATTCCTTGGATGATTGACGTGTTTGCTTCTTTCCTGAATCATGCTTTCGATCCGCAGGTAGGTCGCTTCCGTAACTTTATGTCTTACGGACGGGAATGGTTGGAAAGCTTCGGATCGGATGACAGTCATGGTCGGGCCATCTGGGCACTGGGCGGACTGATTGCCCGTACGCGTCGACCCGACCTGCGGGCCTGGGCTCAGGATTTATTCAACCGTTCGATTGACAAAGTACTGGAGATGACCTCGCCTCGTAGCTGGGCCTTCACTATGCTAGGTCTTTCGGAGTTTTTACACCGCTATCCGGGTGATCGTCACAAGCAGGAGCTACACCGCGAATTAGGTGATCGTTTGTGTGCCTTGTTACGCCAAACGGCTCGTCCGTACTGGTATTGGTTCGAACCTATTTTAACGTACGATAACGCCCGTTTATCCCAAGCTCTGCTTTGTTCAGACGTACCCGAGCATCAACTGGTAGGTTTACATACACTGGAATGGCTTCGGGACGTACAGACGGCTCCCGAGGGACACTTCCGGGCCATTGGTTCTGAAGGATTTTATCCCATGGGTAGTGAGCCTGCCGTGTATGATCAGCAACCCTTGGAGGCCGCCGCTTCCATTGGAGCTTATCTGGCAGCGTATGCCTACTCGGGCCTAGACATCTGGCGGGAGGCTGCCGATACCGCTTTTGACTGGTACTTGGGTAAAAACGATACGGGACTTGCGTTGTATGACGAGTCTTCAGGAGGCTGTTACGATGGTTTACAACCGCATTCAGTGAACTACAATCAGGGAGCTGAATCCTGTCTGGCTTATCTGATGGCCCGTGCCGAAATTCGAGCGGCTCAGGTTCAACAGCAGGCAAGCCAGAAAAAAAGCGAAAAAAATTCAGTGAGAGCTAAATAG
- a CDS encoding glycoside hydrolase family 130 protein, which yields MSESLLNVERYPLIIKPDTHRVLFRPFHLGNERMVLIVNRLLTLTEEEVEHELSQVFQEFRHRHQAVEAYLDRRAKEILSHFNLPQELSPLHQLLIGAYFTHEYALEAAALFNPSIVWHPDQNNLPEGCRRFIISLRATGEGHISSIVFRSGFVDQNCGIWLDGHSRYVTPPNSYTEAHLTLDVFKKKIHELGLDDGFASSIASRLPEEVSYSDVYPVVKEDPNYPTHRVAGDGILALMKANYEVHYSDDRALSERILFPYSPNEMNGMEDARFVEFTEDDGSKVYYATYTAYNGRVIFPQLLETRDFMDFRVKTMAGDVVKNKGMALFPRKINGKYVMLGRQDGENIYLMETDNLYFWETSQLLLAPKYPWEFVQLGNCGSPIETPEGWLVLSHGVGAMRKYCIGVFLLDLDNPQKVLARLPYPILTPEGEEREGYVPNVVYTCGAVVHADRLLIPYAMSDYSTGFATIAMEDLMEALRKEIALGKNAEVAEFQ from the coding sequence ATGAGCGAATCTTTGTTAAACGTAGAACGTTATCCCCTGATCATAAAACCCGATACGCACCGGGTACTATTCCGCCCTTTCCATTTAGGAAATGAACGTATGGTTTTGATCGTCAATCGTTTACTAACGCTAACTGAAGAAGAAGTAGAACACGAGCTGTCTCAGGTCTTTCAGGAATTCCGCCACCGACACCAGGCCGTTGAAGCTTATCTGGATCGTCGGGCCAAAGAAATTCTTTCCCATTTCAATTTGCCGCAGGAATTAAGTCCGTTGCATCAATTACTCATTGGAGCTTATTTCACGCACGAGTACGCCCTGGAAGCCGCCGCCCTGTTTAATCCTTCAATTGTCTGGCACCCCGATCAAAACAACCTACCCGAAGGCTGCCGTCGATTCATCATTAGTTTACGAGCCACGGGCGAAGGTCATATCTCGTCCATTGTTTTCCGTTCCGGATTTGTCGACCAGAACTGCGGTATTTGGCTGGATGGCCACTCGCGGTACGTGACGCCGCCTAATTCCTACACGGAAGCCCATCTGACGCTGGATGTATTCAAAAAGAAAATTCATGAACTAGGGCTGGATGATGGCTTTGCCAGTAGCATTGCCAGTCGCCTGCCTGAGGAAGTCTCTTATTCGGATGTGTACCCGGTTGTAAAAGAAGATCCCAATTATCCTACTCACCGCGTAGCGGGGGATGGGATACTGGCGTTAATGAAAGCCAACTATGAAGTGCATTACAGCGATGACCGAGCCCTTAGCGAGCGAATTCTGTTCCCTTATTCTCCGAACGAAATGAACGGGATGGAGGACGCCCGCTTTGTGGAGTTTACGGAAGACGACGGCAGCAAAGTATATTACGCAACCTACACCGCCTACAATGGACGGGTCATTTTCCCGCAGTTACTCGAAACCCGGGATTTTATGGACTTCCGGGTGAAAACCATGGCCGGTGATGTAGTTAAGAATAAAGGGATGGCCTTGTTCCCTCGCAAGATCAATGGCAAGTACGTGATGCTGGGTCGTCAGGACGGAGAGAACATCTATCTGATGGAAACGGACAATCTGTACTTCTGGGAAACGAGTCAGCTGCTGCTGGCTCCTAAGTATCCCTGGGAGTTCGTACAATTAGGGAACTGCGGTTCACCTATTGAAACGCCCGAGGGCTGGCTGGTACTGAGTCACGGCGTGGGGGCCATGCGGAAATACTGTATCGGCGTCTTTTTATTGGATCTGGACAATCCCCAGAAAGTACTGGCCCGATTGCCGTATCCGATTCTGACGCCCGAAGGCGAAGAACGGGAAGGGTACGTACCTAACGTGGTATATACCTGTGGAGCTGTTGTCCATGCCGACCGTTTACTGATTCCCTACGCCATGTCTGACTACTCAACGGGCTTTGCTACCATTGCCATGGAAGACTTGATGGAAGCCTTGCGAAAAGAAATCGCATTGGGGAAAAATGCGGAAGTGGCTGAGTTTCAGTAG
- a CDS encoding MarR family winged helix-turn-helix transcriptional regulator: MKDEYELTDKALLERIKKLFVVNILGLSHLIVRDTNRGLLKLGYALQIEQIRILITLYVLKNPPSQQDIANMLQKNKAGIQRSIQTLQRDGYLRSTTDDQDKRKNVVVLTPAGKLVAEKAIESLEQMNTQIEKHFDEAEIALLLKIRSKIDELAQQNEK; the protein is encoded by the coding sequence ATGAAAGACGAATATGAATTGACGGACAAGGCTCTACTGGAACGAATCAAAAAGCTGTTTGTCGTCAACATACTGGGCCTCTCTCATCTGATTGTCCGTGACACCAATCGAGGCTTACTCAAGTTAGGTTACGCTTTACAGATTGAACAAATTCGGATTTTAATTACGCTGTATGTATTGAAAAATCCTCCTTCGCAACAGGACATTGCGAACATGTTGCAGAAGAATAAGGCTGGTATTCAGCGTTCTATACAGACTTTGCAGCGAGATGGCTATCTCAGAAGTACAACTGATGATCAGGACAAGCGAAAAAATGTAGTAGTGTTAACACCCGCGGGCAAGCTGGTCGCTGAAAAAGCAATCGAGTCGCTGGAGCAGATGAACACCCAGATTGAGAAACATTTCGACGAAGCCGAGATTGCCCTGCTCCTGAAGATCCGTAGTAAAATCGATGAGCTGGCTCAGCAGAATGAAAAGTAA
- a CDS encoding TolC family protein, producing MKTNSFLIAMLVAVLPSLSKAQNAQPGWTLKQCIEYGLKNYGGIRLAQYQVETANQQAREAISQYLPQVTGSGTFTDNIKLQRSVIPANTFGNPEPLTIAFGQKYQTNVAAQATQTIYDKTLLLGIKANEPNKKLAELNNRQTQEEIVYNVAKNYYQVFVSQQQIALLKDNMARTQQVLAILKLQRDNGVIQPVDYTNTEVSYNNARSQLVLAENSLELALNQLKFQMGVSQDQPLMLSDSNIVKQLPKVQKQDFDYHNLVSFQQGERNLDLQRINMERTKAGYLPTLSANASYGTLSFSNEFKGAFQNFLGFGTVGLRLSLPIFDGFRRDAQYQQNKLTVLTQEEQQRLNTESFKLQYNNAESQLVRAKTNTENDDRTVKLAQEVYDITTLQYKQGTKSLTDLLNADKSYREAQSNYINSLINYYQAQLDLEQSQGTLLNFYNQL from the coding sequence ATGAAAACGAACTCTTTTTTGATTGCAATGCTGGTGGCGGTTCTGCCTTCACTCAGCAAAGCTCAAAATGCTCAGCCCGGATGGACCTTAAAACAATGTATTGAATACGGTCTCAAAAATTATGGTGGCATACGGCTGGCCCAGTATCAGGTTGAAACGGCCAATCAGCAGGCCCGCGAAGCCATCTCGCAGTATTTGCCGCAGGTAACCGGCTCCGGTACGTTTACGGACAACATCAAGCTACAGCGAAGTGTGATTCCAGCCAATACCTTCGGTAACCCGGAACCCCTGACGATCGCTTTTGGTCAAAAGTACCAGACGAACGTGGCGGCTCAGGCTACGCAGACGATCTATGATAAGACGCTGTTGCTAGGCATCAAAGCTAACGAACCGAATAAGAAGCTGGCTGAACTTAATAACCGCCAGACCCAGGAGGAAATCGTGTATAACGTGGCCAAGAACTATTACCAGGTATTCGTTTCACAGCAACAGATTGCTCTTCTGAAAGATAACATGGCCCGTACGCAGCAGGTATTAGCGATTCTGAAACTACAACGGGACAATGGCGTCATTCAACCCGTGGATTATACGAATACGGAAGTAAGCTACAACAATGCCCGTTCGCAATTAGTACTGGCCGAAAACTCGCTGGAACTGGCCTTGAATCAGTTGAAGTTTCAGATGGGCGTATCGCAGGATCAGCCCCTGATGTTGAGTGATTCGAACATTGTCAAGCAATTGCCCAAAGTACAGAAGCAGGATTTCGATTACCACAATCTGGTCAGTTTCCAGCAGGGTGAGCGGAATCTGGATTTGCAACGCATCAATATGGAACGGACGAAAGCGGGGTATTTACCCACACTGTCGGCTAACGCCAGCTACGGTACGCTTTCTTTCTCGAATGAATTCAAAGGAGCGTTTCAGAATTTCCTCGGTTTTGGTACCGTAGGGCTGCGGTTGAGTCTTCCTATTTTTGACGGCTTCCGTCGGGATGCCCAGTATCAGCAAAATAAACTGACGGTACTGACCCAGGAAGAACAACAACGCCTGAATACGGAATCCTTCAAATTGCAGTACAACAACGCGGAATCGCAACTGGTACGAGCTAAAACGAATACGGAAAACGATGATCGGACGGTGAAACTGGCCCAGGAAGTATACGACATCACGACCCTTCAATACAAACAGGGTACGAAAAGTCTGACGGACCTGCTGAACGCTGACAAGTCGTACCGCGAAGCTCAGTCCAACTACATTAATTCACTCATTAATTATTACCAGGCTCAGCTGGATCTGGAACAATCGCAGGGTACTCTCCTGAATTTCTATAATCAACTTTAG
- a CDS encoding efflux RND transporter periplasmic adaptor subunit has product MKRTTIIVILALVAILGLIGFQLASNKKKLDEKNQVPTTTNVQIPVTVATVQEGDVSQQLVKTGNLIPFREADIMATAAGKVLKVNFELGTAVRQGATLVQVDNELKALSLEATQLNIDKLKKDVNRYNTLYAGNAATELQVNDTQYNYDNAVNQAQQIKKQISDATVKAPISGRIVKKNVEAGEYVNVGTVLGTVLDINRLKVQVLVNEKDVYTLKEGHAVKVSTDVFPDRVFNGTISYIAPQGDEQHNYPVEITIQNGNVLKAGTFVNVDFSQKSNQRALQIPRTALVESVKNPYVYVVEGQVVKQRKIQVGRELGDFVEVLSGLNAGERVVTTGQINLSEGTAVQVNK; this is encoded by the coding sequence ATGAAACGTACTACAATAATTGTCATTCTAGCGTTGGTTGCCATTCTTGGTTTAATCGGCTTCCAGCTAGCGTCGAACAAGAAGAAGCTCGATGAAAAGAATCAAGTGCCCACCACGACCAATGTCCAGATTCCGGTAACGGTAGCGACGGTGCAGGAAGGCGACGTATCACAGCAACTCGTCAAAACGGGTAACCTGATTCCCTTCCGGGAGGCGGATATTATGGCCACTGCCGCGGGCAAAGTACTGAAAGTCAATTTTGAACTGGGTACAGCCGTCCGTCAGGGAGCGACGCTGGTACAGGTGGATAATGAGCTGAAAGCGTTATCGCTGGAAGCTACCCAACTGAACATCGACAAATTGAAAAAAGATGTGAACCGGTATAACACCCTGTACGCCGGTAATGCCGCTACGGAACTTCAGGTAAACGACACGCAGTACAACTACGACAACGCCGTTAACCAGGCTCAGCAGATTAAAAAACAGATTTCGGATGCAACCGTTAAAGCTCCCATCAGCGGTCGGATTGTGAAGAAAAATGTGGAAGCGGGTGAATATGTTAATGTAGGTACGGTACTCGGTACGGTGCTGGACATCAACCGTCTGAAAGTACAGGTGCTCGTGAACGAAAAAGACGTGTATACGCTGAAAGAGGGTCACGCCGTGAAAGTGAGCACGGATGTATTTCCTGATCGCGTATTCAACGGTACGATCTCGTACATCGCTCCGCAGGGGGATGAGCAGCACAACTATCCCGTAGAGATCACGATTCAGAACGGTAATGTTCTCAAAGCGGGTACGTTCGTTAACGTGGATTTCTCGCAGAAATCGAATCAACGAGCCTTACAGATTCCGCGTACGGCCCTGGTGGAAAGTGTGAAAAATCCTTACGTATACGTTGTAGAGGGACAGGTTGTTAAACAACGTAAAATTCAGGTAGGTCGCGAACTGGGTGATTTCGTTGAAGTGCTGTCCGGTCTTAACGCGGGCGAAAGAGTAGTCACTACGGGTCAGATCAACCTGAGCGAAGGTACCGCCGTACAAGTCAATAAATAG